A DNA window from uncultured Methanoregula sp. contains the following coding sequences:
- the rqcH gene encoding ribosome rescue protein RqcH, giving the protein MASEQGMSGIDVRAMTAELCSRLPLWIDKVYQFDTRTLAIRLNGENKKKYPLIIEAGRRAHLVKDLPEPPKNPPQFAMLLRKYISGGKVLSIRQHGLERILIIEIGKGTTTYNLILELFDEGNVILADAGFVIVKPLWHHRFKDREIVPKAIYALGSTDPTASPENLAAFLKKDDRDLVRALAIGCMFGGAYAEYICQESGQDKAIPAATADPDRVFSAIQALFNRVLTSPSPVITGKHCEPVNLHNEPDAKQYPTFSEALEVFYPLTKKEKKASSRPVIPKEDRIRSHQEAALKKFDRTIKNTEEIVNAIYENYQPISQLITTLDTASKKHSWQEIEKKLRQAGSVEAKKIISFFPEDAAVEVDIGRKVKIFVHESVEQNAGRYYDIIKKFKKKKEGALAAMARTVVSAKKQQRREFVPLKKLWYHRFRWFVTSDGVVVLGGRDAGQNEELVKKYMAGGDLFVHADVHGASVVIVKGKTERMDEVAQFAASYSGAWRSGHFSADVYSALPSQVSKTPESGEFVSRGSFIVRGERTYYRNVPLAVGIGIMIEPNTAIIGGPPAVISRKTRTFVELKPGQFEPNDVAKKVLRVLKEKFSDDEIRALKSILNTEQVAAFVPPGGSDISGHHEG; this is encoded by the coding sequence ATGGCATCCGAGCAGGGAATGAGCGGGATCGACGTCAGAGCGATGACAGCCGAGCTGTGCAGCAGGCTGCCGCTCTGGATCGACAAAGTGTACCAGTTCGATACGCGTACGCTTGCAATCCGGCTCAATGGCGAGAACAAGAAAAAGTACCCGCTGATTATTGAGGCCGGAAGAAGGGCACATCTGGTAAAAGACCTGCCGGAACCCCCGAAAAACCCCCCACAGTTTGCCATGCTGCTCCGGAAATATATCTCGGGGGGAAAAGTCCTTTCCATCCGACAGCACGGTCTCGAACGCATCCTCATCATCGAGATTGGAAAAGGAACCACCACGTACAACCTTATCCTTGAACTCTTCGATGAAGGAAACGTTATCTTAGCCGACGCGGGTTTCGTGATTGTAAAACCGCTCTGGCACCACCGGTTCAAGGACCGGGAGATCGTCCCAAAAGCCATCTATGCACTGGGGAGCACGGATCCGACCGCGTCTCCTGAGAATCTGGCGGCATTTCTGAAAAAGGATGACAGGGATCTTGTCAGGGCCCTTGCAATCGGATGTATGTTCGGGGGAGCATATGCAGAATATATCTGCCAGGAATCCGGCCAGGATAAAGCAATTCCGGCCGCGACAGCAGATCCGGACCGGGTCTTTTCCGCGATCCAGGCACTCTTCAACCGGGTCCTTACCTCACCCTCACCGGTCATCACCGGCAAACACTGCGAGCCGGTCAATCTCCATAATGAGCCGGATGCAAAACAATATCCAACATTCTCCGAAGCGCTCGAAGTATTTTATCCGCTCACCAAGAAAGAGAAGAAAGCTTCCTCCCGCCCCGTGATTCCAAAGGAAGACCGGATTCGCAGCCACCAGGAGGCAGCGCTCAAGAAGTTCGATCGGACCATCAAAAATACCGAGGAGATCGTCAATGCCATTTACGAGAACTACCAGCCGATAAGCCAGCTGATTACAACACTCGATACGGCGAGTAAAAAACACTCGTGGCAGGAGATTGAGAAGAAACTCCGGCAGGCCGGATCGGTTGAGGCAAAGAAGATCATCTCCTTCTTTCCCGAAGATGCAGCAGTGGAAGTGGATATCGGAAGAAAGGTGAAGATCTTTGTCCACGAAAGCGTGGAGCAGAACGCGGGCCGGTATTACGATATCATCAAGAAATTCAAGAAGAAGAAAGAGGGCGCCCTTGCTGCCATGGCAAGAACCGTGGTCAGCGCAAAAAAGCAACAGCGCCGGGAATTTGTTCCTCTCAAAAAACTCTGGTACCACCGTTTCCGCTGGTTTGTCACAAGCGACGGGGTAGTTGTACTTGGGGGCAGGGATGCCGGGCAGAACGAGGAACTGGTAAAGAAATACATGGCCGGTGGGGATCTGTTCGTGCATGCTGATGTCCATGGGGCCAGTGTTGTGATCGTGAAAGGCAAAACCGAACGCATGGATGAGGTTGCCCAGTTCGCAGCATCCTATTCGGGAGCCTGGCGGAGCGGGCATTTCTCTGCCGATGTATACAGTGCCCTGCCTTCGCAGGTGAGCAAAACTCCCGAATCCGGGGAATTTGTCTCCCGGGGCTCATTCATTGTCCGGGGGGAACGGACGTATTACCGGAATGTTCCGCTAGCGGTTGGGATCGGGATCATGATAGAGCCGAACACTGCAATTATTGGCGGGCCCCCCGCAGTCATCAGCCGGAAAACCCGGACTTTTGTCGAACTCAAGCCCGGGCAGTTCGAGCCAAACGATGTGGCAAAGAAAGTCCTCCGGGTACTCAAGGAAAAATTCTCCGATGATGAGATCAGGGCATTAAAAAGCATCCTCAACACCGAACAGGTGGCGGCGTTTGTTCCTCCCGGGGGTTCGGACATTTCAGGGCATCATGAAGGCTGA
- a CDS encoding TIGR04013 family B12-binding domain/radical SAM domain-containing protein encodes MQVNWRDITAARNSYAVLYAACETAGYHLAPVEMPEADVTCYSLNSINAHQYLGEIRGADCITIAGGPHASACYRDVARYADYVIVGEGEYTLPRLLGEIAAGRDGCIPGVATGEFYEPADTCVCLDSWPAFGEMKGYVELSRGCPFACGYCQTPQIFGHCMRHRSIDESARYANRYGQARFVSPNAFAYGSDGIHPRWEKIERLLSKIRSEIYFGTFPSEVRPEFICAESLDLINRYCTNTKLHFGAQSGSDAVLARLHRGHTAADVIHAVDLCRDYSIIPIVDFIVGFPFETDEDQLKTAALIREVARHGKIHAHLFLPLPGTPLAGSTARSLLPETEKLCGKLALGGRLTGSWNDPAIRFLRHPSNDIP; translated from the coding sequence ATGCAGGTGAACTGGCGGGATATTACTGCAGCAAGGAACTCGTATGCGGTGTTATATGCTGCCTGCGAAACGGCAGGGTATCATCTCGCGCCCGTTGAGATGCCCGAAGCGGACGTGACCTGCTACAGTCTCAACTCGATCAATGCTCATCAGTATCTTGGAGAGATCCGAGGAGCGGACTGCATCACCATTGCCGGCGGCCCCCATGCCTCGGCTTGCTACCGGGATGTTGCCCGGTATGCCGATTATGTGATTGTCGGAGAGGGGGAGTATACGCTCCCCCGGCTTCTCGGTGAGATCGCGGCCGGCAGGGACGGGTGCATCCCCGGGGTTGCGACCGGAGAATTTTACGAGCCGGCAGATACATGTGTCTGCCTTGATTCCTGGCCGGCCTTTGGCGAGATGAAAGGGTACGTGGAGCTGAGCCGGGGCTGCCCGTTTGCCTGCGGCTACTGCCAGACCCCGCAGATCTTCGGGCACTGCATGCGGCACCGGTCGATCGATGAGTCCGCCCGGTATGCGAACCGGTACGGCCAGGCCCGGTTCGTATCCCCGAATGCTTTTGCCTATGGATCGGATGGGATCCATCCCAGGTGGGAGAAGATCGAACGGTTGCTTTCAAAGATCAGAAGCGAGATCTATTTTGGCACGTTTCCTTCGGAAGTGCGCCCGGAATTTATCTGCGCCGAATCGCTCGATCTGATCAACCGGTACTGTACGAACACGAAACTCCATTTTGGGGCCCAGTCAGGGAGCGATGCAGTGCTTGCCCGTCTCCACCGGGGCCATACGGCTGCTGACGTGATCCATGCGGTTGACCTCTGCAGAGATTACTCCATAATTCCGATCGTGGACTTCATTGTCGGGTTTCCGTTCGAGACGGACGAGGATCAGCTGAAGACTGCGGCTCTCATTCGGGAGGTAGCCCGGCACGGCAAAATCCATGCCCATCTCTTCCTGCCCCTGCCCGGGACGCCGCTTGCCGGAAGTACCGCGCGGTCACTCCTTCCGGAAACGGAAAAACTCTGCGGAAAGCTCGCTTTAGGCGGCAGGCTGACCGGTTCCTGGAACGATCCTGCAATAAGGTTTTTACGACATCCTTCAAATGATATACCATGA
- a CDS encoding metallophosphoesterase: MKDVLLIADLHGQFGKIDSFLELSPEAVFIAGDITNMGPVDAVDDVLARIDVPCFAVPGNCDPREIIETLEHSDTVCMHGSSMNLGKMTIVGVGGSNPTPFGTPFELTDKQIDDVLNSAMKKMEKTVHNVLLCHAPPYETLDKPAGEHVGSHSIRKHMKAFDIVCCAHIHEARGIMEVDGVKIVNPGPAMDGHCAMIHFGNDARDIKIELLTV; the protein is encoded by the coding sequence ATGAAAGATGTGCTACTCATAGCAGATCTCCATGGTCAATTCGGTAAAATTGATTCATTTCTGGAGCTTTCTCCGGAAGCGGTATTTATTGCAGGCGATATCACCAATATGGGTCCCGTTGACGCGGTCGATGACGTGCTCGCACGGATCGACGTGCCCTGTTTTGCTGTGCCCGGCAACTGTGACCCGCGTGAGATCATCGAGACGCTCGAACACTCCGACACCGTGTGCATGCACGGTTCGTCGATGAACCTGGGAAAGATGACCATAGTTGGCGTTGGCGGTTCAAACCCGACGCCCTTTGGCACCCCGTTCGAGCTGACCGACAAGCAGATAGATGACGTGTTGAACAGCGCTATGAAAAAGATGGAAAAGACGGTTCACAACGTCCTCCTCTGCCATGCCCCCCCGTATGAAACTCTCGACAAACCTGCCGGGGAGCACGTGGGAAGCCACAGCATCAGGAAGCACATGAAGGCTTTCGATATTGTCTGCTGTGCCCACATTCACGAGGCCCGGGGCATCATGGAAGTTGACGGTGTCAAGATCGTCAACCCCGGCCCGGCAATGGACGGCCACTGTGCCATGATTCATTTCGGGAACGATGCCCGGGACATCAAGATTGAACTGCTGACAGTATAG
- the cyaB gene encoding class IV adenylate cyclase produces the protein MLEVELKVRVPSLDPIRGQLISLNAAPSGKLHEHDIYYNAPHRDFGKTDEAVRVRYTDDHAVVTYKGPKIRKFGLKAREELNFAVESGPAFETMLDRLGFTKTTEVNKWRENYKLGTASISLDSVDELGTFAEIEVIIEDENSDPTVQIEKIAQEIGAVGEPILASYLELLLEKRALGCSDR, from the coding sequence ATGCTGGAAGTCGAACTAAAAGTCAGGGTCCCTTCGCTCGATCCGATTCGCGGACAGCTGATCTCACTCAATGCAGCACCATCAGGCAAACTGCACGAGCATGATATCTATTACAACGCCCCCCATCGGGATTTCGGAAAGACTGACGAGGCGGTCCGGGTCCGGTATACTGATGATCACGCGGTTGTTACCTACAAAGGGCCGAAGATCAGGAAGTTCGGGCTCAAGGCACGGGAAGAACTCAACTTTGCTGTCGAGTCCGGTCCTGCATTCGAGACCATGCTCGACCGGCTCGGGTTCACCAAGACAACCGAAGTGAACAAGTGGCGGGAGAATTACAAGCTCGGCACGGCTTCCATCTCGCTTGATTCCGTTGATGAACTCGGCACATTTGCCGAGATCGAAGTCATCATCGAAGATGAAAACTCCGATCCTACCGTTCAGATCGAGAAGATTGCACAGGAGATAGGGGCAGTCGGCGAACCAATACTCGCATCGTACCTGGAACTGCTCCTGGAAAAAAGGGCTCTCGGTTGCAGCGATAGATAG
- a CDS encoding DUF126 domain-containing protein, translated as MLIKGRGISRGTGAGQLLVSPAPISFLSGVDPATGIIVEKGHPKQGACIAGKVLVFPYGKGSTVGSYVLYALSRNGHAPAAIVNTEAEAIIATGAIIGNIPMIDRIDCPLDKLKDGTSVRVDGDRGEMECPGSLSLA; from the coding sequence TTGCTAATCAAAGGAAGAGGCATCTCCAGAGGGACCGGTGCCGGGCAGCTTCTCGTGAGCCCGGCCCCCATCTCATTTTTGTCGGGGGTAGACCCGGCAACGGGTATTATCGTTGAGAAGGGGCACCCGAAACAGGGCGCCTGCATTGCGGGCAAGGTCCTCGTCTTTCCCTATGGGAAGGGATCAACGGTCGGTTCCTATGTATTATATGCCCTGAGCAGGAACGGGCACGCGCCCGCGGCCATTGTCAACACCGAGGCAGAAGCAATCATCGCTACCGGTGCTATTATCGGCAATATCCCCATGATCGACCGGATTGACTGCCCGCTTGACAAGCTCAAAGACGGCACGTCCGTCAGGGTTGACGGGGACCGGGGCGAGATGGAATGCCCGGGCTCTCTGTCCCTTGCCTGA
- a CDS encoding mRNA surveillance protein pelota codes for MKAETCELRGNEGEIRLFPESPDDLWHLQHIIREGDLVFATTFRSVETAADKARPEKAEKRPVRLGVRVERLEFSEHGVRLRLTGIIEHGVDCGAYHTINVETGYEISVIKHWRSLDLERIERAVKASVYGVIHILTIEEGEAELFRLRQYGPESVITITSGSGKGAETESRAGFFEQVLAHITGISGPLIIAGPGFIKDDFVKYARSRAAPVMEKVVVVETRRIGRGAVQEVIGNGALDKLIDDLQLSREVRLMDEVLLRISKDGAVAYGLREVQEAIGYGAAEQILVVDANLRDPMIAQLIEKAESMRASIVVLSSAFEPGERLVALGGIAALLRYKISPL; via the coding sequence ATGAAGGCTGAGACCTGCGAGTTGAGGGGAAATGAGGGCGAGATCCGGCTGTTCCCGGAAAGTCCCGATGATCTCTGGCATCTCCAGCACATCATCCGCGAAGGCGATCTGGTTTTTGCCACAACGTTCCGGAGCGTTGAGACCGCTGCAGACAAAGCCCGGCCGGAAAAAGCAGAAAAACGCCCGGTTCGTCTCGGTGTCCGGGTAGAACGGCTGGAGTTCTCGGAACATGGTGTACGCCTACGGCTCACCGGCATCATCGAACATGGCGTGGATTGCGGGGCATATCATACCATCAATGTTGAGACCGGGTACGAGATCTCGGTCATCAAGCACTGGCGGTCCCTCGATCTCGAACGGATCGAACGTGCAGTAAAAGCTTCCGTATATGGGGTAATCCACATCCTCACTATCGAAGAGGGGGAGGCAGAACTCTTCCGCCTCAGGCAGTACGGCCCCGAATCGGTAATAACCATCACAAGCGGCAGCGGCAAAGGCGCCGAGACGGAATCGCGGGCCGGCTTTTTCGAACAGGTTCTCGCACACATAACCGGAATATCCGGTCCACTCATCATTGCCGGCCCGGGGTTTATCAAGGACGATTTTGTAAAGTATGCCAGAAGCAGGGCAGCTCCGGTCATGGAAAAAGTGGTAGTTGTCGAGACAAGACGGATCGGGCGGGGGGCGGTCCAGGAAGTGATCGGCAACGGGGCGCTCGACAAACTCATCGATGATCTCCAGCTCTCCCGCGAAGTCCGGCTCATGGACGAAGTCCTTCTCAGGATCTCAAAGGATGGGGCGGTTGCCTACGGCCTGCGGGAAGTGCAGGAAGCAATTGGATATGGCGCAGCAGAGCAGATCCTGGTAGTAGATGCCAATCTCAGGGATCCTATGATAGCGCAGCTCATCGAAAAAGCGGAATCCATGCGGGCATCCATCGTTGTCTTATCATCTGCGTTCGAGCCCGGGGAGCGGCTGGTTGCCCTTGGCGGGATTGCGGCGCTGTTGAGATATAAAATTTCTCCACTGTAG
- a CDS encoding peptidylprolyl isomerase translates to MVIKEGDFIRLNYTGKVGDNVFDTTNEEEAKNAGIHSKNAIYGPVTICVGQKHVIIGLDEELVGKKAGAEGTVTVEPAKAFGERDPKKLQSFPKNKFSEKPVRGMPVKMEELGEGTVVDVIGSRVLVDFNAPLAGQTLTYSYKIEEKVSEPLEQFKGLVRLYAGREMEIAMNGSTVTVTLPPGINYDRRWLLWRGRIIHEGFEFISGISEITLVETFKKPEKKEE, encoded by the coding sequence ATGGTAATTAAAGAAGGAGATTTTATCCGTCTGAATTATACCGGCAAAGTCGGTGATAATGTCTTTGATACAACGAACGAGGAAGAGGCAAAGAACGCCGGAATCCACAGTAAGAACGCGATCTACGGTCCCGTCACCATCTGCGTTGGCCAGAAACATGTGATCATCGGGCTCGACGAGGAGCTTGTCGGCAAAAAAGCCGGTGCTGAAGGAACGGTTACCGTTGAACCAGCAAAGGCATTTGGCGAACGCGACCCCAAGAAACTCCAGTCATTCCCGAAGAACAAGTTCTCCGAGAAGCCGGTCCGCGGCATGCCGGTCAAGATGGAAGAACTCGGCGAAGGGACGGTAGTCGATGTCATTGGCTCCCGTGTCCTTGTCGACTTCAATGCCCCGCTTGCAGGCCAGACTCTTACCTACTCGTACAAAATCGAGGAGAAAGTTTCTGAGCCCCTTGAGCAGTTCAAGGGCCTTGTCCGTCTCTATGCCGGAAGGGAGATGGAGATTGCAATGAACGGGAGCACGGTAACAGTAACCCTCCCGCCAGGTATCAACTACGATCGCCGCTGGCTCCTCTGGCGCGGCCGGATCATACACGAGGGTTTCGAGTTCATCAGCGGCATCTCCGAGATCACTCTTGTCGAGACTTTCAAGAAGCCCGAGAAGAAAGAAGAATAA
- a CDS encoding proteasome-activating nucleotidase: MEETAVNNTPSSSELKYQIQVNELEASLLEMKVKVDDLTKENGQLKRENNQLKRMPLFVAVVVDILENGEIYLRQQGNNQEYLTHAPEDLRPILKPGAKVAVNNALSIVKVIGNIYDSRVRVMELVDKPQETYAEIGGLTDVIREVREAVEYPLTKPEIFRRIGVEPPKGILLYGAPGTGKTLIAKAVAHEANATFIRMSGSELVHKFIGEGAGLVRELFQLAREHKKAIIFIDEIDAVGSMRTNDGTSGSAEVQRTLMQLLAEMDGFDNRGNVRIMAATNRADMLDPALLRPGRFDRLIEIAVPDKDARLQILKIHSRHMHLAEVNLEDIAGRTEKATGAELEAICREAGMMAVRREAENVGMIDFIAAVQKVRNETTTDNRMYT, translated from the coding sequence ATGGAAGAGACAGCCGTCAATAACACTCCGTCTTCATCCGAGCTCAAATACCAGATCCAGGTAAACGAGCTCGAGGCTTCCCTCCTTGAGATGAAGGTGAAGGTTGACGATCTCACAAAAGAGAACGGCCAGCTCAAGCGGGAGAATAACCAGCTCAAGCGGATGCCGCTCTTTGTAGCCGTTGTTGTGGACATCCTTGAGAACGGGGAAATTTACCTGCGGCAGCAGGGAAACAACCAGGAATACCTGACCCATGCCCCGGAAGACCTCCGCCCGATATTGAAACCCGGCGCAAAAGTGGCCGTCAACAATGCCCTGTCCATCGTCAAGGTGATCGGGAACATTTACGATTCCCGCGTCCGGGTCATGGAACTGGTGGACAAACCCCAGGAGACCTATGCTGAAATCGGCGGCCTTACGGACGTTATCCGGGAAGTGCGCGAAGCAGTCGAGTACCCGCTGACAAAACCGGAGATCTTCCGGCGGATCGGTGTGGAGCCCCCGAAAGGCATCCTGCTCTATGGGGCACCGGGTACCGGTAAAACCCTTATTGCAAAAGCGGTTGCCCATGAGGCAAACGCTACGTTCATCCGCATGTCCGGGAGCGAACTCGTGCACAAGTTCATTGGCGAAGGCGCAGGACTTGTCCGCGAACTCTTCCAGCTTGCCCGCGAGCACAAGAAAGCGATCATCTTTATCGATGAGATCGATGCCGTGGGCAGCATGCGTACCAATGACGGGACCAGCGGCAGCGCGGAGGTCCAGCGGACCCTCATGCAGCTCCTTGCGGAGATGGACGGGTTCGACAACCGGGGCAATGTGCGGATCATGGCAGCCACCAACCGGGCCGATATGCTCGATCCGGCCCTTCTCCGGCCCGGACGTTTTGACCGGCTCATCGAGATCGCAGTCCCCGACAAGGATGCCCGGCTCCAGATCCTGAAGATCCATTCACGGCACATGCATCTTGCGGAAGTCAATCTTGAGGATATCGCCGGGCGGACCGAGAAGGCAACGGGAGCCGAACTCGAAGCTATCTGCCGGGAAGCGGGCATGATGGCGGTCAGGCGTGAAGCGGAGAATGTAGGCATGATCGACTTCATCGCGGCAGTCCAGAAAGTCAGGAACGAGACGACCACTGATAACCGCATGTATACCTGA
- a CDS encoding DUF5804 family protein, producing the protein MNILLIQKEGIDLHHTLFSSETSRLVLRFYHPKKMSCGVYITCSTLSSALSLVAELRWYIRRYVREPLFEWERGIFFTHELAQDVYYERTVVLGPDWKFRKLYGFKDGKLLNSVPMSPGSTPDEYHQEYAGITQTIEIWCREDEVEEGELIGQPEESGLP; encoded by the coding sequence ATGAATATTCTGCTGATCCAGAAGGAAGGCATCGATCTCCACCATACCCTTTTCTCTTCTGAAACGAGCCGCCTGGTACTCCGGTTTTATCATCCGAAAAAAATGTCCTGCGGGGTCTATATCACCTGCTCCACGCTCAGCAGCGCGCTGTCACTCGTAGCTGAACTCCGGTGGTACATCAGAAGATATGTTCGGGAGCCGCTTTTCGAATGGGAAAGAGGGATCTTTTTCACGCATGAACTTGCACAGGATGTCTACTATGAGAGAACGGTAGTTCTCGGACCGGACTGGAAATTCCGCAAACTCTATGGTTTCAAGGACGGAAAACTGCTGAACTCTGTGCCGATGAGCCCGGGTTCCACACCGGACGAGTATCACCAGGAATATGCCGGCATAACGCAGACGATCGAAATCTGGTGCCGGGAAGATGAAGTGGAGGAAGGCGAACTGATCGGGCAGCCGGAAGAATCAGGTCTGCCATAA
- a CDS encoding ribosome biogenesis/translation initiation ATPase RLI — translation MRIAIVHKERCHSRKCGKECIIYCPRVRTGDETVIIGEDSKAVISEELCVGCGICIKKCPFDAIDIVSLPEELEHPTHRYGKNGFALYGLPIPIEGKVTGILGANGIGKSTAVKILSGQLRPNLGNFDNEVAWEEILKLYAGTELFDYLQTISKKSLKIATKPQYIDYIPKVFSGTVRNLLKSTDERGRLSEILQVLKLDSILDHDITTLSGGELQRVAITACLSRDAELYFLDEITPFLDIYQRIAAAKLIRDLAAERPVVIVEHDLAILDMLADTVHVGYGKPAVFGIITRPKGVRVGINQYLEGFLAEENVRFRDTQVVFEKRAHEKGSHREDLFIIPALTKKYESFQLTVSGGTVRAGEVLGIVGANGMGKSTFAKLLAGVETPTTGTLETTLKISYKPQYIKAESSDSVEMYLRGLTTKFDSSMYQHEIVESLTLEPILQSPLDSLSGGELQRVAIAACLSKEADLYILDEPSAHLDVEQRVKVTRMIKHHAEGREAGIMVIDHDIYLIDMISERILVFEGVPGEEGTAAGPFLMRDGMNRFLRELDVTFRRDQSGRPRINKPDSFLDREQKGRGEYYYYAQDEA, via the coding sequence ATGAGAATAGCAATTGTCCATAAAGAACGCTGCCATTCCCGGAAATGCGGAAAGGAGTGCATCATTTACTGCCCCCGGGTTAGGACCGGAGACGAGACGGTCATCATCGGTGAAGACAGCAAAGCGGTCATCTCCGAAGAACTCTGCGTGGGCTGCGGGATCTGCATCAAGAAGTGCCCGTTCGATGCCATAGATATCGTCAGCCTTCCCGAAGAGCTCGAGCATCCCACCCACCGGTATGGGAAGAACGGGTTTGCCCTCTACGGCCTTCCCATCCCCATTGAAGGAAAAGTCACCGGTATTCTCGGGGCAAACGGTATCGGGAAAAGTACCGCAGTAAAAATCCTCTCCGGCCAGCTCCGGCCGAACCTGGGCAATTTCGATAATGAAGTAGCCTGGGAGGAGATCTTAAAACTGTATGCCGGTACCGAGCTCTTCGATTATCTCCAGACCATATCAAAAAAATCCTTGAAAATTGCAACCAAACCCCAGTATATCGATTACATCCCGAAAGTCTTCTCGGGCACCGTAAGAAATCTCCTGAAAAGCACCGATGAACGCGGCCGTCTTTCGGAAATCCTGCAGGTTCTCAAGCTCGACAGCATTCTCGATCACGACATTACAACGCTCAGTGGCGGGGAGCTCCAGCGGGTTGCTATCACTGCGTGTCTTTCCCGGGATGCAGAACTCTATTTCCTGGATGAGATCACCCCGTTCCTTGATATTTACCAGCGTATCGCTGCAGCAAAATTGATCCGGGATCTTGCTGCCGAGCGGCCGGTTGTGATTGTCGAACACGATCTGGCTATCCTGGATATGCTTGCCGATACCGTGCATGTCGGGTATGGCAAACCCGCGGTATTTGGTATCATCACCCGGCCCAAAGGTGTCCGTGTGGGAATCAACCAGTACCTCGAGGGTTTCCTTGCTGAGGAGAATGTCCGGTTCCGGGATACCCAGGTTGTTTTCGAGAAACGCGCACATGAAAAGGGCTCGCACCGCGAGGATCTTTTCATCATACCCGCTCTTACAAAAAAGTATGAGTCGTTCCAGCTCACGGTTTCCGGTGGAACTGTCCGTGCCGGGGAAGTGCTCGGGATTGTTGGCGCAAACGGTATGGGGAAGAGCACGTTTGCAAAACTTCTTGCCGGTGTGGAAACCCCGACAACCGGGACTCTTGAGACAACCCTGAAAATCTCGTACAAGCCCCAGTACATCAAGGCAGAGTCGTCCGACAGCGTGGAGATGTATTTGCGCGGTCTCACGACAAAATTCGATTCATCCATGTACCAGCATGAGATTGTCGAATCCTTAACTCTGGAACCCATTCTCCAGTCCCCGCTCGACTCCCTCAGCGGCGGAGAACTGCAGCGGGTTGCAATCGCGGCCTGCCTCTCAAAGGAAGCCGATCTCTATATCCTGGATGAACCCAGTGCTCACCTGGATGTCGAGCAGCGTGTCAAGGTGACCCGGATGATCAAGCATCATGCCGAAGGAAGGGAAGCCGGCATCATGGTGATCGATCACGATATCTACCTCATTGACATGATCAGCGAACGCATCCTTGTCTTTGAAGGTGTGCCGGGAGAGGAAGGAACTGCTGCAGGGCCCTTTTTGATGCGGGACGGCATGAACCGGTTCCTCCGGGAACTGGATGTCACGTTCCGCCGCGACCAGAGCGGGCGACCCCGCATCAACAAACCGGATTCATTCCTGGACCGGGAGCAGAAAGGCCGTGGGGAATATTATTACTATGCCCAGGATGAAGCATAA